One window of Streptomyces sp. NBC_00273 genomic DNA carries:
- a CDS encoding SpoIIE family protein phosphatase codes for MTGRFGRQPTGWGSRLFARLSRWAHSVAGQVFALQAMIVLLLIAAAAAALVFQAQYDSERDARHRALAAAESFAHAPGIASALLSTDPTALLQPLAEAARRGSGVDFIAVMNTAGIRYTDSRPELIGKRATGDLSRAVAGRAFTETFRGEPSDAVRAVVPIRNADGVVIGLVGTGIDVENVSQVVEGQLPLLLGAAAGALLLGTGGAALVSGRLRRQTRGLGAAEMSRINEHHEAVLHAVREGVVIIDADQRLVLANDEARRLLGLPPDPENRHVTDLGLDPRTAELLASGRVVTDHVHLAGDRLLAVNVRPTARYKGMSTGSVVTLRDSTELAALSGRAEVARGRLQLLYDAGVRIGSTLDVVRTAEELSEVAVPRFADFVTVELLEPVLHGDEPSLVTGIYTEMRRAAITGVRADSPLQPVGDIIRFVFPTAPMAAALDAGHAVLAADLNAAMGWRAQDSQGTRVALEYGLHSLISVPLQARGVVLGMANFWRAADTPEAFDEEDRSFAAELGARAAVSIDNARRFTREHAMAVTLQRSLLPRVLPAQNAVHVASRYLPAKAGVGGDWFDVIPLPGGRVALVVGDVVGHGVHAAATMGRLRTAVHNFSTLDLPPDELLGHLDELINRIDQNDTGRGLAGGAEEGSSEDAPDGSAEPAGVTGATCLYAVYDPVSGRCLMASAGHPGPALIRPGAAVEFPELPAGLPLGVGGMPFEAAEFTLPEGSRLVLFTDGLVEDRDRDFDTGLQLLGQALARPGRSPDQACSDVLATMLFPVPSDDIVLLVADTRRLEADRIAEWEVPVEPAAVSRVRNAGAAQLAAWGLDELSFPTELILSELITNAIRYGSAPVRVRLLRDRALVCEVSDGSSTSPHLRYATTTDEGGRGLFLVAQYAARWGTRYTERGKVIWAELPLTGGPEPLLPDPLDLDALEDLAW; via the coding sequence ATGACCGGACGTTTTGGTCGCCAGCCGACCGGGTGGGGCTCGCGCCTGTTCGCGCGCCTGTCCCGGTGGGCACACAGCGTCGCCGGTCAGGTCTTCGCCCTCCAGGCGATGATCGTCCTCCTGCTGATCGCCGCCGCCGCGGCGGCCCTGGTGTTCCAGGCCCAGTACGACAGCGAGCGCGACGCCCGGCACCGCGCGCTCGCGGCGGCGGAGTCCTTCGCGCACGCCCCCGGTATCGCGTCGGCGCTGCTCTCGACGGATCCGACCGCCCTGCTGCAGCCGCTGGCCGAGGCCGCCCGCCGGGGCTCGGGCGTCGACTTCATCGCCGTCATGAACACCGCCGGGATCCGCTACACCGACTCGCGCCCCGAGCTGATCGGCAAGCGGGCCACCGGTGACCTCAGCCGCGCCGTCGCCGGCCGCGCCTTCACGGAGACCTTCCGGGGCGAGCCGAGCGACGCCGTTCGGGCCGTCGTCCCGATACGCAATGCCGACGGCGTCGTCATCGGCCTGGTCGGCACCGGCATAGACGTCGAGAACGTCTCCCAGGTCGTCGAGGGCCAACTCCCGCTGCTGCTCGGTGCGGCCGCGGGCGCCCTGCTGCTCGGCACCGGTGGCGCCGCCCTGGTCAGCGGCCGGCTGCGCCGCCAGACCCGCGGCCTGGGAGCCGCCGAGATGAGCCGGATCAACGAGCACCACGAGGCGGTCCTGCACGCCGTCCGCGAGGGCGTGGTCATCATCGACGCCGACCAGCGGCTCGTCCTGGCCAATGACGAGGCCCGCCGGCTGCTCGGCCTGCCGCCGGATCCCGAGAACCGGCACGTCACCGACCTCGGCCTCGACCCGCGCACCGCCGAACTGCTGGCCTCCGGCCGGGTCGTGACGGACCACGTCCACCTGGCGGGCGACCGGCTGCTCGCCGTGAACGTGCGGCCCACCGCCCGGTACAAGGGCATGTCCACCGGCAGCGTCGTGACCCTGCGCGACTCCACCGAGCTCGCCGCCCTCTCCGGCCGGGCCGAGGTGGCCCGTGGCCGGCTCCAGCTGCTCTACGACGCCGGTGTGCGGATCGGCTCCACCCTGGACGTGGTGCGGACCGCCGAGGAGCTGTCGGAGGTCGCCGTCCCCCGGTTCGCGGACTTCGTCACGGTGGAGCTGCTGGAGCCGGTGCTGCACGGTGACGAGCCCTCCCTGGTCACCGGCATCTACACCGAGATGCGCCGGGCCGCGATCACCGGCGTGCGGGCCGACTCGCCGCTCCAGCCGGTCGGCGACATCATCCGCTTCGTCTTTCCGACGGCCCCGATGGCGGCGGCCCTGGACGCCGGGCACGCGGTGCTCGCCGCCGACCTGAACGCGGCCATGGGGTGGCGGGCCCAGGACTCCCAGGGCACCCGGGTGGCGCTCGAGTACGGGCTGCACTCGCTGATCTCCGTACCGCTCCAGGCCCGGGGCGTGGTGCTGGGCATGGCCAACTTCTGGCGGGCCGCCGACACCCCGGAGGCCTTCGACGAGGAGGACCGTTCCTTCGCGGCGGAGCTGGGTGCGCGTGCGGCCGTCTCCATCGACAACGCCCGCCGCTTCACCCGCGAGCACGCCATGGCCGTGACGCTCCAGCGCAGCCTGCTGCCCCGGGTGCTGCCCGCCCAGAACGCGGTGCACGTCGCCTCCCGCTACCTGCCCGCGAAGGCGGGGGTCGGCGGGGACTGGTTCGACGTGATCCCGCTGCCGGGCGGCCGGGTGGCGCTGGTCGTCGGCGACGTCGTCGGGCACGGGGTGCACGCCGCGGCGACCATGGGTCGGCTGCGGACCGCGGTGCACAATTTCTCCACCCTGGACCTGCCCCCCGACGAGCTGCTGGGACACCTGGACGAGCTGATCAACCGGATCGACCAGAACGACACCGGCAGGGGGCTCGCGGGCGGGGCCGAGGAGGGGAGCTCCGAGGACGCTCCGGACGGGTCCGCCGAGCCGGCCGGGGTCACCGGTGCCACCTGTCTCTACGCGGTCTACGACCCGGTCTCCGGGCGGTGCCTGATGGCCAGCGCCGGCCATCCCGGGCCCGCGCTGATCCGCCCCGGCGCGGCGGTCGAGTTCCCCGAGCTGCCGGCCGGGCTGCCGCTGGGCGTCGGCGGCATGCCCTTCGAGGCCGCCGAGTTCACGCTGCCCGAGGGGAGCCGGCTGGTGCTGTTCACCGACGGCCTGGTGGAAGACCGCGACCGGGACTTCGATACCGGACTGCAGCTGCTCGGCCAGGCGCTGGCGCGGCCCGGCCGCAGCCCCGACCAGGCCTGCTCGGACGTGCTCGCCACGATGCTGTTCCCGGTGCCGAGCGACGACATCGTCCTGCTGGTCGCCGACACGCGGCGGCTGGAGGCCGACCGGATCGCCGAATGGGAGGTGCCGGTCGAGCCCGCAGCCGTCTCGCGCGTGCGCAACGCGGGCGCGGCGCAGCTCGCCGCGTGGGGGCTGGACGAGCTCTCCTTCCCCACCGAGCTGATCCTCAGCGAGCTGATCACCAACGCCATCCGGTACGGGAGCGCGCCCGTGCGGGTGCGGCTGCTGCGCGACCGCGCCCTCGTCTGCGAGGTCTCCGACGGCAGCAGCACCTCACCGCACCTGCGGTACGCGACGACCACCGACGAGGGCGGGCGCGGGCTGTTCCTCGTCGCCCAGTACGCCGCCCGCTGGGGCACCCGCTACACCGAGCGCGGGAAGGTCATCTGGGCGGAGCTGCCGCTGACCGGGGGCCCGGAGCCGCTGCTGCCGGATCCGCTGGACCTGGACGCGTTGGAGGACCTGGCCTGGTGA
- a CDS encoding SpoIIE family protein phosphatase: protein MDTYQATSEVPDPPPAAVGYAGVLSELLPIALWREDADGRIVEWSLAAQDLLGHRPEDIIGLPGSAVLVPEANHELADQLTRRVQSGETVVGTLPVRHRDGHRVPMEMWIVPAADPQGRTGAMLIAVETSEVLHMRDSLAALQSLFTQSPIGLATLGTDLRFLRVNDALARMNGASAAEHLGKRLTEVVPGVNADALEATMQQVLDRGTAVVDVRRTGRTPADPEHDRTWSCSYAPLLDGSGRALGVIASLIDITEGQQAQADAERARHRFALLAEAGTRIGTTLDLHQTAQEIVDVLVPQLADSADVQLLEAVLLPDEGPVPAASTRGVLRRLAAHFPDPTAPTAKLAPGQTFQIPMGTTYEQVIAEGRPMNLYLADIPALITSPRAEALRTYLATLGSARLVPLVARGTVLGAVAVTRTREREPFDEQDCVLVDELVARAALNIDNARMYTLQRQAALTLQRSLTNSALPEVPGLELTGRYLPASDHDVGGDWYDVIPLPGDRTGLVIGDVMGHGVHAAAVMGQLRTAVRTLARHDVPPARLLRSLDAVVADLGEDEMATCVYAVHDAASGVCVIARAGHPPPAVVTPGGAITFLDGPPGTPLGTGGQDFRTEEVRLPPGSLLVLYTDGLIEARDRDLDQGMAQLAGALRRVEQPLEELCEGILRLLLPSAQQDDVAVLLARTRAV from the coding sequence TTGGACACTTACCAGGCGACGAGCGAGGTGCCGGACCCGCCGCCCGCGGCTGTCGGGTACGCGGGCGTACTCAGCGAGCTGCTGCCGATCGCCCTGTGGCGGGAGGACGCCGACGGACGCATCGTGGAGTGGTCGCTGGCCGCCCAGGACCTCCTCGGGCACCGCCCCGAGGACATCATCGGCCTCCCCGGCAGCGCCGTGCTCGTCCCCGAGGCCAATCACGAGCTCGCCGACCAGCTGACCCGCCGCGTCCAGTCCGGCGAGACCGTCGTCGGCACCCTGCCCGTGCGCCACCGCGACGGTCACCGCGTCCCCATGGAGATGTGGATCGTCCCCGCCGCCGACCCGCAGGGCCGGACGGGGGCCATGCTCATCGCCGTGGAGACCTCCGAGGTGCTCCACATGCGGGACTCCCTCGCCGCCCTCCAGAGCCTGTTCACCCAGTCGCCCATCGGCCTCGCCACCCTCGGCACCGACCTGCGGTTCCTCCGCGTCAACGACGCCCTGGCCCGGATGAACGGCGCCTCCGCCGCCGAGCACCTCGGCAAGCGGCTCACCGAGGTGGTCCCCGGCGTCAACGCCGACGCGCTGGAGGCCACGATGCAGCAGGTCCTCGACCGGGGCACCGCCGTCGTCGACGTCCGCCGCACCGGACGGACCCCCGCCGACCCGGAGCACGACCGGACCTGGTCCTGCTCGTACGCCCCGCTGCTGGACGGCTCCGGCCGGGCCCTCGGCGTGATCGCCTCGCTCATCGACATCACCGAGGGCCAGCAGGCCCAGGCCGACGCCGAACGGGCCCGGCACCGGTTCGCCCTGCTCGCCGAGGCGGGCACCCGCATCGGCACCACCCTGGACCTCCACCAGACCGCCCAGGAGATCGTGGACGTACTGGTGCCGCAGCTCGCGGACTCGGCCGACGTACAGCTGCTCGAAGCGGTCCTGCTCCCCGACGAGGGACCCGTCCCCGCGGCCTCCACGCGCGGCGTCCTGCGCCGCCTGGCCGCCCACTTCCCCGACCCGACCGCCCCCACCGCGAAACTCGCCCCCGGCCAGACCTTCCAGATCCCCATGGGCACCACCTACGAGCAGGTCATCGCCGAGGGGCGGCCCATGAACCTCTACCTCGCCGACATCCCGGCGCTGATCACCTCCCCGCGCGCCGAGGCACTGCGCACCTACCTCGCCACCCTGGGCTCGGCCCGACTGGTTCCGCTGGTCGCCCGCGGCACCGTGCTCGGCGCCGTCGCCGTGACCCGCACGCGCGAGCGGGAACCCTTCGACGAGCAGGACTGCGTCCTCGTCGACGAGCTGGTCGCCCGCGCGGCCCTCAACATCGACAACGCCCGGATGTACACCCTCCAGCGCCAGGCGGCCCTGACCCTCCAGCGCAGCCTCACCAACAGCGCGCTCCCCGAGGTCCCGGGCCTCGAACTCACCGGGCGCTACCTGCCCGCCAGCGACCACGACGTCGGCGGGGACTGGTACGACGTCATCCCGCTGCCCGGCGACCGGACCGGGCTGGTCATCGGGGACGTCATGGGCCACGGGGTCCACGCCGCCGCCGTCATGGGGCAGCTGCGCACGGCGGTACGGACCCTCGCGCGCCACGACGTGCCCCCGGCGCGGCTGCTCCGCTCGCTCGACGCCGTCGTGGCCGACCTGGGCGAGGACGAGATGGCCACCTGCGTGTACGCCGTCCACGACGCGGCCTCCGGCGTCTGCGTGATCGCCCGCGCCGGCCACCCGCCGCCCGCCGTGGTCACCCCGGGCGGAGCCATCACCTTCCTCGACGGCCCGCCCGGCACCCCGCTGGGCACGGGCGGGCAGGACTTCCGCACCGAGGAGGTACGGCTGCCGCCGGGGAGCCTGCTCGTGCTCTACACCGACGGCCTCATCGAGGCCCGCGACCGGGACCTCGACCAGGGCATGGCCCAGCTGGCGGGGGCCCTGCGCCGGGTGGAGCAGCCCCTGGAGGAGCTGTGCGAGGGGATCTTGCGGCTGCTGCTGCCCTCCGCACAGCAGGACGACGTCGCCGTGCTGCTGGCCCGCACCCGGGCGGTGTGA
- a CDS encoding molybdopterin-dependent oxidoreductase translates to MTTWPVSGAARGPGATVWAPETVTADPYNAQTPSAALAEPVTPVGAFFVRDHFGIPRTPPGRWRLRVGGAAAAAPFALGYEELLAMDHRELDVVVECAGNGRSLMTPRPPGLPWGQQAVGCAHFAGVPFRLLAERALIGPSAVEVVFTGADSGPVHGRRAAFERSLPLAVALHPDTLLVTRMNGEPLAPEHGAPVRLVVPGRYAVADVKWLVGARAVTRPFTGVFQSEEYLYVASRGTPEGPVTGVRVKSLIIEPEPDTAVRRGHETLVRGRAWSGDGVPLRSVEVRAEYEDDDRHRERGWQGALLEAPAGPYGWSSWSYRWTPQRPGPYRLVSRATDAHGDTQPPRAPWNARGYGCNPVACVEVVVV, encoded by the coding sequence ATGACCACATGGCCGGTTTCAGGAGCGGCCCGAGGGCCCGGCGCCACGGTCTGGGCGCCCGAAACAGTCACCGCAGACCCGTACAACGCCCAGACCCCCTCGGCCGCGCTGGCCGAGCCGGTCACCCCCGTCGGGGCCTTCTTCGTACGCGACCACTTCGGCATCCCGCGGACCCCACCGGGCCGCTGGCGGCTGCGGGTCGGCGGCGCCGCGGCCGCCGCGCCCTTCGCCCTCGGCTACGAAGAACTGCTCGCGATGGACCACCGGGAACTCGACGTCGTCGTGGAGTGCGCGGGCAACGGCCGCAGCCTGATGACGCCCCGCCCGCCCGGCCTGCCGTGGGGCCAGCAGGCGGTGGGCTGCGCGCACTTCGCCGGAGTGCCCTTCCGGCTCCTCGCCGAGCGGGCCCTGATCGGACCGTCGGCCGTGGAGGTCGTCTTCACCGGGGCCGATTCCGGCCCGGTGCACGGCCGCCGGGCGGCCTTCGAGCGCAGCCTCCCGCTCGCCGTGGCGCTCCACCCGGACACCCTCCTCGTCACCCGCATGAACGGGGAGCCGCTCGCCCCCGAGCACGGGGCGCCGGTCCGCCTGGTGGTCCCCGGCCGCTACGCGGTCGCCGACGTGAAGTGGCTGGTCGGGGCCCGGGCCGTGACCCGCCCGTTCACCGGTGTCTTCCAGAGCGAGGAGTACCTCTACGTGGCCTCCCGCGGCACCCCCGAGGGCCCGGTGACCGGCGTGCGGGTCAAGTCGCTCATCATCGAGCCCGAGCCGGACACGGCCGTGCGCCGAGGCCACGAGACCCTCGTCCGCGGCCGCGCCTGGTCGGGCGACGGGGTGCCGCTGCGGAGCGTCGAGGTGCGCGCCGAGTACGAGGACGACGACCGCCACCGCGAGCGCGGCTGGCAGGGGGCCCTGCTCGAAGCGCCCGCCGGGCCGTACGGCTGGAGCAGCTGGTCGTACCGGTGGACGCCGCAGCGGCCCGGACCGTACCGACTGGTCTCCCGCGCCACCGACGCCCACGGCGACACGCAGCCGCCGCGGGCCCCGTGGAACGCCCGCGGCTACGGCTGCAACCCCGTGGCCTGCGTCGAGGTGGTGGTCGTATGA